In Thermococcus celericrescens, the genomic stretch TAATAAGGGGAATGGTGGAGAAAATACCATGCTCACACCGGAAAAAGTCATCGAGTACTACTTCGGAATCATAACGGTGGTCGGCGGCCTGTCAGTTCTGCTGGCAATCAAGTACACCCTCCGGAGATGGCGCTCCTTTCCGGAGAGCGGCTGGAAGGTTCAGGGATTTGCCCTCGGTATTCTCGGCCTGGTCGTGGCATCCTTCCTTGAGGCGCCCCTCCTGTTCCTCAAGACGTGGATTGCGCTGGCCTTCGCTGCCGGGATAATCGAGGAGTCGGTGAAGCTCCTGCCCCTGAAGTTCTTCGGGCGCTCGCCAGAATGGGAGAAGTGGAAGCTCGTCATCGGGGCAGGCCTTTTCCTCGGGATTGTAGAGGGAATAATGTACACCGCAGGAATCTTCGCCCTGAACCAAGAACCCTACCTGGTGGCCGTTAGGGTAGTGCTTATGGGACTGCACACCATCTGGGCGGCTATTTCCGTTGGCTTCCTGCTCGGCGAGACCGGGTGGAAGCGCTTCACAGGGCTGGCCTTTTCGATGGTCGCCCACGCCCTCTACGACCTTCCCTCCCTGGCGATGGTGGATGGCTATTCCGGAAACGTGATCGCGTATCTTGCTGGACTCTCAACGGGCTTCCTGCTGGCCACCCCACTCATGGCAAAGAAGGCCGCCGAGCTGGCTGGAAAACTGGTTCCCGAGGAAGGTGAAGAAACGGGGGAAGTGCGGGAAAACGCTGAAGAAACTGAGGAAAGCGAGGTCACCTCTTCGCCTTGAACCTCTCCTGGAACTCGTAGAGCTGGGCTATGCGCTCGATTGTGTCCACTTCCTCCGGACTCTTGTCCTCCCTCAAAGCGACGTAGCGCGGGAAGCGGAGGGCAAAGCCGCTCTCGTACTTCGGACTTTTCTGTATCTCCTGGTAGGTGACCTGGATAACAACCTTCGGCT encodes the following:
- a CDS encoding protease PrsW, producing the protein MLTPEKVIEYYFGIITVVGGLSVLLAIKYTLRRWRSFPESGWKVQGFALGILGLVVASFLEAPLLFLKTWIALAFAAGIIEESVKLLPLKFFGRSPEWEKWKLVIGAGLFLGIVEGIMYTAGIFALNQEPYLVAVRVVLMGLHTIWAAISVGFLLGETGWKRFTGLAFSMVAHALYDLPSLAMVDGYSGNVIAYLAGLSTGFLLATPLMAKKAAELAGKLVPEEGEETGEVRENAEETEESEVTSSP